Proteins encoded within one genomic window of Deinococcus sedimenti:
- a CDS encoding sensor domain-containing protein: MTTATFTAVQSALSDLMRVHTPHATLLASLGDEVLRVRADAPSEYAGQDLVPPDDWFERGEMTWLTREGNLLGLLWQEDGPAPDVAVQVLTMLLAAARADGVNRETEVLITQLPVATAWLTGDLVFRRVSRPFLELFALAEPDVTGLNVQDVLRDRPGLIQALMQASAGRSVRLADEQVTRSGQTLWMRGEARPYFGASSAGVMLTLQDVTGEYERASRVSALLDTDTPAALLSESGAVLQASQGFLSLLPAGAPVVTGAPLWSWACFADVPSDPVRDLVRLAATGGAARADVELNGGGTLNLRVRRTSEPGLLVAEGEAADRDGRAPLGVMSQVLALSEDATILVDHAGRAQLVSERAATLLGVDAARLVGLAVTRVMTELGVKIFTPEGEPISLPDWKEIPLPLRREVLLALPDGTVRQMELRVTGVGGEAGGARGSLLLTLRDLTALRRAQAKIRHDARHDALTGLLNRTGVREALTRAADGGAAVCLDLDGFSELNAALGRTACDRLLIQVAARLNDLSSEARGLSARLADDSFVVFLPGLNAAAALARAEAILENPLRVGQRDVQLTAALGASERTGGGEDILANSEVAMQHAKRQGRAQRSIFQPALREEVARAFELEEALRGALDRDQFTLLYQPAVSLHSGRSTGAEALLRWNHPTLGLLSPARFLDLASRSELITNISEWVVKEAVQGRQTVRSALPDRYGNWTVGVNLSLEELRRSAGLRRLLPLLSAEGAPDIEVSAGSLIDHSQETLGLLEQLRSLGARLSVDDFGDGASSLAALTRFPLSKVKLHPTLTARLPGDEKSLTLVQGTIDLAHNLGLKVVAVGVETADQLEMLRDLGCDAAQGYAITPPLSGEALIDWLRDH, from the coding sequence GTGACGACCGCGACCTTCACCGCCGTGCAATCAGCCCTGAGTGACCTGATGCGCGTCCACACGCCCCACGCGACCCTGCTCGCCTCCCTGGGGGACGAGGTGCTGCGCGTGAGAGCCGACGCCCCCTCTGAATACGCCGGGCAGGACCTCGTTCCGCCCGACGACTGGTTCGAACGCGGCGAGATGACCTGGCTGACCCGCGAAGGCAACCTGCTGGGCCTGCTGTGGCAGGAGGACGGCCCGGCGCCCGACGTGGCCGTCCAGGTCCTGACCATGCTGCTCGCCGCTGCCCGCGCCGACGGCGTGAACCGCGAGACCGAGGTCCTGATCACCCAGCTGCCTGTCGCCACCGCCTGGCTGACCGGCGACCTGGTGTTCCGCCGGGTCAGTCGGCCCTTCCTGGAACTGTTCGCTCTGGCCGAACCGGACGTCACCGGCCTGAACGTGCAGGACGTCCTGCGTGACCGGCCGGGACTGATCCAGGCGCTCATGCAGGCCAGTGCCGGCCGGTCCGTGCGCCTGGCGGACGAGCAGGTCACCCGCAGCGGCCAGACCCTGTGGATGCGGGGCGAGGCCCGACCGTACTTCGGGGCGTCCTCGGCCGGGGTGATGCTGACCCTGCAGGACGTGACCGGCGAGTATGAGCGCGCGTCGCGGGTGTCGGCGCTGCTGGATACCGACACGCCCGCCGCGCTGCTGTCCGAATCCGGCGCGGTCCTGCAGGCCAGTCAGGGCTTCCTGTCGCTGCTGCCGGCCGGCGCGCCGGTCGTGACGGGCGCGCCCCTGTGGTCCTGGGCGTGCTTCGCGGACGTGCCCAGCGACCCCGTGCGGGACCTCGTGCGGCTGGCCGCGACGGGCGGCGCCGCGCGCGCCGACGTGGAGCTCAACGGAGGCGGCACCCTGAACCTGCGGGTCCGCCGAACCTCCGAACCCGGCCTGCTGGTCGCCGAAGGCGAGGCGGCCGACCGGGACGGCCGCGCGCCGCTGGGCGTCATGAGTCAGGTCCTGGCCCTCTCGGAGGACGCCACGATCCTGGTGGATCACGCGGGCCGCGCGCAACTGGTCAGTGAACGCGCCGCCACGCTGCTCGGCGTGGACGCCGCGCGGCTGGTGGGCCTGGCCGTCACGCGCGTCATGACGGAACTGGGCGTCAAGATCTTCACGCCCGAAGGTGAGCCGATCAGCCTGCCCGACTGGAAGGAGATCCCGCTGCCGCTGCGGCGCGAGGTGCTGCTGGCCCTGCCGGACGGCACGGTCCGTCAGATGGAACTGCGCGTGACCGGCGTGGGCGGCGAGGCCGGCGGCGCGCGCGGCAGCCTGCTGCTGACCCTGCGGGACCTGACGGCGCTGCGCCGCGCGCAGGCCAAGATCCGGCACGACGCCCGGCACGACGCCCTGACCGGCCTGCTGAACCGCACCGGGGTGCGCGAGGCCCTGACGCGCGCGGCGGACGGCGGCGCCGCCGTCTGCCTGGACCTGGACGGGTTCTCCGAACTGAACGCCGCGCTGGGCCGCACCGCCTGCGACCGCCTGCTCATCCAGGTGGCGGCGCGCCTGAACGACCTGAGCAGCGAGGCGCGCGGCCTGTCCGCCCGCCTGGCCGACGACTCCTTCGTGGTGTTCCTGCCCGGCCTGAACGCCGCCGCCGCCCTGGCGCGGGCCGAGGCGATCCTGGAGAACCCCCTGCGGGTCGGCCAGCGGGACGTGCAGCTCACGGCTGCGCTGGGCGCCTCCGAGCGGACCGGTGGCGGCGAGGACATCCTGGCGAACTCCGAGGTCGCCATGCAGCACGCCAAGCGGCAGGGACGCGCGCAGCGCAGCATCTTCCAGCCGGCCCTGCGGGAAGAGGTGGCCCGCGCGTTCGAGCTGGAAGAGGCGCTGCGCGGCGCGCTCGACAGGGATCAGTTCACGCTGCTGTACCAGCCGGCCGTGAGTCTGCACAGCGGCCGCTCCACCGGCGCCGAGGCCCTGCTGCGCTGGAATCACCCCACGCTGGGTCTGCTCAGCCCCGCCCGCTTCCTGGACCTGGCCAGCCGCAGCGAGCTGATCACGAACATCAGCGAGTGGGTGGTCAAGGAGGCCGTGCAGGGCCGCCAGACGGTGCGCTCGGCCCTGCCGGACCGCTACGGCAACTGGACGGTCGGCGTGAACCTTAGCCTGGAGGAACTGCGCCGCTCGGCCGGGCTGCGCCGCCTGCTGCCCCTGCTGTCCGCCGAGGGCGCGCCGGACATCGAGGTCAGTGCCGGCAGCCTGATCGACCACAGCCAGGAGACGCTGGGCCTGCTGGAACAACTGCGGTCCCTGGGCGCCCGCCTGAGCGTGGACGACTTCGGGGACGGCGCGAGCAGCCTCGCCGCACTGACCCGCTTCCCGCTGAGCAAGGTGAAGCTGCACCCCACCCTGACGGCCCGCCTGCCCGGCGACGAGAAGTCCCTGACACTCGTGCAGGGCACCATCGACCTGGCGCACAACCTGGGCCTGAAGGTCGTGGCCGTGGGCGTGGAGACCGCCGATCAGCTGGAGATGCTGCGCGACCTGGGGTGCGACGCGGCGCAGGGCTACGCGATCACGCCGCCCCTGTCGGGCGAGGCTCTGATCGACTGGCTGCGCGACCACTGA
- a CDS encoding SulP family inorganic anion transporter, protein MTTQPLTRAQQYRREWTTNPRADILAGTVVALALIPEAIAFSIIAGVDPQVGLYASFIIAIVTAFIGGRPGMISAATGAMALLMTGLVKDHGLAYLFAASILTGVIQVAFGWAGLARYLKFVPRSVMTGFVNALAILIFLAQLPQLIGATWPTYALLAAGLAIIYLLPRVFRAVPSALVAIVALTVVSVLTGADVRTVGDMGTLPGALPPLALPQVPLTLETLNIILPVSLTLALVGLLESLLTAQLIDERTDTTSDKNTESRAQGAANIITGFFGGMAGCAMIGQSMINVTNGGRGRLSTFTAGLGLLILILLLQPLLVQIPMAALVAVMIVVSVSTFDWRSLRDLKATPRGEAIVMLSTVAVTVATHDLSRGVLVGVILSALMFARQVARASRVTVTEGGGVRTYHVQGQLFFVSTHDFLQQFDFTHAGPIVIDLSGAHLWDGSAVAALDQVTRKFTRQGRPPTLVGLNEASATLFQRLSQPDATAGH, encoded by the coding sequence ATGACCACACAACCCCTGACCCGCGCGCAGCAGTACCGGCGCGAGTGGACCACCAACCCCCGCGCGGACATCCTGGCCGGAACCGTCGTCGCGCTGGCCCTGATTCCCGAGGCGATCGCGTTCTCGATCATCGCGGGTGTTGACCCGCAGGTCGGCCTGTACGCGTCGTTCATCATCGCGATCGTCACGGCGTTCATCGGCGGGCGGCCCGGCATGATCAGCGCCGCGACCGGCGCCATGGCGCTGCTCATGACCGGCCTCGTGAAGGACCACGGGCTGGCGTACCTGTTCGCCGCGAGCATCCTGACGGGCGTCATTCAGGTCGCGTTCGGCTGGGCGGGCCTGGCCCGTTACCTGAAGTTCGTGCCGCGCAGCGTCATGACCGGCTTCGTGAACGCCCTGGCGATCCTGATCTTCCTGGCGCAACTGCCGCAGCTGATCGGCGCGACCTGGCCCACCTACGCCCTGCTGGCCGCCGGACTGGCCATCATCTACCTGCTGCCGCGCGTGTTCCGCGCCGTGCCCAGCGCCCTGGTCGCCATCGTCGCCCTGACGGTCGTGTCCGTCCTGACCGGCGCGGACGTCCGCACCGTCGGAGACATGGGAACCCTGCCGGGCGCGCTGCCGCCCCTGGCGCTGCCGCAGGTGCCGCTGACGCTGGAGACGCTGAACATCATCCTGCCCGTGTCGCTCACCCTGGCGCTGGTGGGCCTGCTGGAGAGCCTGCTGACCGCGCAGCTCATCGACGAGCGGACCGACACCACCAGCGACAAGAACACCGAGTCCCGCGCGCAGGGCGCCGCAAACATCATCACCGGGTTCTTCGGCGGGATGGCCGGGTGCGCCATGATCGGCCAGAGCATGATCAACGTCACGAACGGCGGGCGCGGGCGGCTGTCCACCTTCACGGCGGGCCTGGGCCTGCTGATCCTGATCCTGCTGCTGCAACCACTGCTGGTGCAGATTCCCATGGCGGCGCTCGTGGCAGTCATGATCGTCGTGTCGGTCAGCACCTTCGACTGGCGCAGCCTGCGCGACCTGAAGGCGACGCCGCGCGGCGAGGCGATCGTCATGCTGAGCACCGTGGCCGTCACGGTCGCCACGCACGACCTCAGCCGGGGCGTGCTGGTCGGCGTGATCCTCAGCGCACTGATGTTCGCGCGGCAGGTCGCCCGAGCGTCCCGCGTGACCGTCACCGAGGGAGGCGGCGTCCGCACGTACCACGTGCAGGGCCAGCTGTTCTTCGTCAGCACGCACGACTTCCTGCAGCAGTTCGACTTCACGCACGCGGGGCCCATCGTGATCGACCTGAGCGGCGCGCACCTGTGGGACGGGTCCGCCGTGGCCGCGCTGGATCAGGTCACCCGGAAATTCACCCGCCAGGGCCGCCCCCCGACCCTGGTGGGCCTGAACGAGGCCTCCGCGACCCTCTTCCAGCGCCTCAGTCAGCCTGACGCGACCGCAGGACACTGA
- a CDS encoding cation:proton antiporter, translated as MSCRGWMWSAAALALLGWAGAEGASGGEAHTGPPAFLVQLTLLLIVSAAAAYGSFRLRLLPIIGFLLAGVLVGPGALGLIRDPELIAAASEVGVMLLLFTIGIEFSLERLARIARLIFLGGGLQVGLTVLAAAGALLAFGVGAADAVFTGCLLALSSTAIVMKLLGERGETNARTGQVSLGILIFQDLAVVLMVLLIPMLAGQGGGAAGVLLALAKAGGIIALVLVAARRVVPPLMEVVARTCSTEIFLLAVVALCFGTASLTALAGVSLALGAFLAGLLVSESRYGAQAMGEILPLQILFSAAFFLSVGLQLNLGFVLDNVGLVLGAAGLIALLKVVVTSLSVRLLGENWRTALPVALLTGQVGEFSFVLATTGAALGLSFAGLGERGSGVFIAATVLLMALTPALAALGGPLLGRLPSPAPGGAAPDAPAGEGGGHGLPVADRVVFLGYGAHARLAARALSRAGQPYSVVTRSPDGASELQGRGAPVLIADYTRAGLLRELEIDSARAVVIADDDAEMTERTLSVLRTVAPQVRVITRATSPEGFAGLQALGAQHVLSPHKEIAAGILDLLTPPEVTRAELSRHLAEHPPVTLSATQRAQCDHAAHNAGPVTPEADVCLECVAAGDTWVHLRVCMTCGHVGCCDSSKNRHATRHAQTQGHPVIRSAEPGEDWAYCYEHRWTK; from the coding sequence ATGTCGTGTCGAGGATGGATGTGGAGCGCGGCGGCCCTGGCGCTCCTGGGCTGGGCGGGCGCCGAGGGAGCGTCGGGGGGCGAGGCGCACACGGGGCCGCCCGCGTTCCTGGTGCAGTTGACGCTGCTGCTGATCGTGTCGGCGGCGGCGGCGTATGGGTCGTTCCGGCTGCGGCTGCTGCCGATCATCGGCTTCCTGCTGGCCGGGGTGCTGGTGGGGCCGGGCGCGCTGGGATTGATCCGCGACCCGGAGCTGATCGCGGCGGCCTCGGAGGTCGGGGTGATGCTGCTGCTGTTCACGATCGGGATCGAGTTCAGCCTGGAGCGCCTGGCGCGGATCGCGCGGCTGATCTTCCTGGGGGGTGGCCTGCAGGTGGGCCTGACGGTCCTGGCGGCGGCCGGCGCGCTGCTGGCCTTCGGGGTGGGCGCGGCGGACGCGGTGTTCACCGGGTGCCTGCTGGCCCTGTCGAGCACCGCGATCGTGATGAAACTGCTTGGCGAGCGGGGCGAGACGAACGCCCGCACCGGGCAGGTCAGTCTGGGCATCCTGATCTTCCAGGATCTGGCGGTGGTGCTGATGGTCCTCCTGATTCCCATGCTGGCCGGGCAGGGGGGCGGCGCGGCGGGCGTGCTGCTGGCGCTGGCGAAGGCGGGGGGGATCATCGCGCTGGTGCTCGTCGCGGCGCGGCGGGTGGTGCCGCCCCTGATGGAGGTCGTGGCGCGGACGTGCAGCACGGAGATCTTCCTGCTGGCGGTCGTGGCGCTGTGCTTCGGCACGGCCAGCCTCACGGCGCTGGCGGGCGTGAGCCTCGCGCTGGGCGCGTTCCTGGCGGGCCTGCTCGTCAGCGAGAGCCGCTACGGCGCGCAGGCGATGGGTGAGATCCTGCCCCTGCAGATCCTGTTCAGCGCGGCGTTCTTCCTGTCGGTAGGGTTGCAGCTGAACCTGGGATTCGTGCTGGACAACGTGGGGCTGGTCCTGGGCGCAGCAGGCCTGATCGCGCTGCTGAAGGTCGTGGTGACGTCCCTGAGCGTGCGCCTGCTGGGCGAGAACTGGCGCACGGCGCTGCCGGTGGCGCTGCTGACCGGGCAGGTCGGGGAGTTCTCGTTCGTGCTCGCCACGACCGGCGCGGCCCTGGGCCTGAGCTTCGCCGGGCTGGGCGAGCGGGGCTCGGGGGTGTTCATCGCGGCGACGGTGCTGCTCATGGCGCTGACCCCGGCCCTGGCGGCGCTGGGCGGGCCGCTGCTGGGCCGTCTCCCCTCCCCCGCCCCGGGCGGCGCGGCACCGGACGCCCCGGCCGGGGAGGGTGGCGGGCACGGCCTGCCCGTCGCGGACCGCGTGGTGTTCCTGGGGTACGGCGCGCACGCCCGCCTGGCGGCCCGCGCCCTGAGCCGCGCGGGGCAGCCGTACTCGGTGGTCACGCGCAGCCCGGACGGCGCGAGTGAACTGCAGGGGCGCGGCGCGCCGGTCCTGATCGCGGACTACACCCGCGCCGGACTGCTGAGAGAACTGGAGATCGACTCGGCCCGCGCGGTCGTCATCGCGGACGACGACGCCGAGATGACCGAACGGACCCTGAGCGTCCTGCGCACCGTGGCGCCGCAGGTGCGGGTCATTACGCGCGCCACGTCCCCCGAGGGCTTCGCGGGGTTGCAGGCGCTGGGCGCGCAGCACGTCCTGAGTCCCCACAAGGAGATCGCGGCGGGCATCCTGGACCTGCTGACCCCGCCGGAGGTCACGCGGGCGGAACTGTCCCGCCACCTCGCCGAGCACCCGCCCGTGACCCTGAGCGCCACGCAGCGCGCCCAGTGCGACCACGCCGCGCACAACGCCGGGCCGGTCACGCCCGAGGCGGACGTGTGCCTGGAATGCGTGGCTGCCGGGGATACCTGGGTGCACCTGCGGGTCTGCATGACCTGCGGGCACGTGGGCTGCTGCGACTCCAGCAAGAACCGCCACGCGACCCGCCACGCGCAGACGCAGGGCCACCCGGTCATCCGCAGCGCCGAACCCGGCGAGGACTGGGCGTACTGCTACGAGCACCGCTGGACGAAATGA
- a CDS encoding sensor histidine kinase: protein MPTSKRPPLWDLSQQSRMNLLTALLPMLLSGVLIVAAFLPAHQTLSGADQAWNTRSYSDLETQLAQYAVLEATPGASPLTLKVQKANLLQLLPDDLSTQFPHLADRESEAGVNLSRVETLLAQATPGATKQALEITSALNEANTRHQEELRLELQRRLQRIESTILLVGLISGLLGSTLILGALNRAGHERSARERSELQQREALGMAAHELRRPMQALLLATEALRHTDNIRAREKLLRGIEDAAEQLASRSELEHLDARYVQMTATPAPTDLTTLVARHESLRVRVRRPPTPLLWMVDATQVQQIIENLVENAIKYSSGPITITLDPPTTTWGPTIRVTDHGPGLHPSLREQVFQSGTRLATHVPGRGLGLPLARRLAQVNRAEITLHDTPGGGLDVRVTFHLPD from the coding sequence GTGCCGACCTCTAAACGCCCGCCGCTGTGGGACCTGTCGCAGCAGAGCCGGATGAACCTGCTCACGGCGCTGCTGCCAATGCTGCTGTCGGGCGTGCTGATCGTCGCGGCGTTCCTGCCTGCTCACCAGACGCTCTCAGGGGCCGATCAGGCCTGGAACACCCGCAGCTACAGTGACCTGGAAACGCAGCTCGCCCAGTACGCGGTGCTGGAGGCGACGCCCGGCGCGTCCCCGCTGACCCTGAAGGTGCAGAAGGCGAACCTGCTTCAGCTGCTGCCTGACGACCTGTCCACGCAGTTCCCGCACCTCGCGGACCGCGAGAGCGAGGCGGGCGTGAACCTGAGCCGCGTGGAGACGCTGCTGGCGCAGGCGACGCCCGGCGCGACGAAACAGGCGCTGGAGATCACCTCCGCGTTGAACGAGGCGAACACCCGGCATCAGGAAGAGCTGCGGCTCGAGTTGCAGCGGCGCCTGCAGCGCATCGAGAGCACCATCCTGCTGGTGGGCCTGATCAGCGGCCTGCTGGGCAGCACCCTGATTCTGGGGGCGCTGAACCGCGCCGGGCACGAACGGTCGGCCCGGGAACGCAGTGAACTGCAGCAGCGGGAGGCGCTGGGCATGGCCGCCCACGAACTGCGCCGCCCGATGCAGGCGCTGCTGCTGGCCACCGAGGCGCTGCGGCACACCGACAACATCCGCGCCCGCGAGAAACTGCTGCGCGGCATCGAGGACGCCGCCGAGCAGCTCGCCAGCCGCAGCGAACTGGAACACCTGGACGCCCGGTACGTGCAGATGACCGCCACGCCCGCACCGACCGACCTGACGACCCTGGTGGCCCGGCACGAGAGCCTGCGGGTGCGGGTGCGCCGCCCCCCCACGCCGCTGCTGTGGATGGTGGACGCCACGCAGGTGCAGCAGATCATCGAGAACCTCGTGGAGAATGCCATCAAGTACAGCAGCGGGCCGATCACGATCACGCTGGACCCGCCCACGACCACGTGGGGGCCCACCATCCGCGTGACGGATCACGGGCCGGGCCTGCACCCCAGCCTGCGGGAGCAGGTGTTCCAGAGCGGCACGCGCCTGGCGACGCACGTACCGGGGCGCGGGCTGGGGTTGCCGCTGGCGCGGCGGCTGGCGCAGGTGAACCGCGCGGAGATCACGCTGCACGACACGCCGGGCGGCGGGCTGGACGTGCGCGTCACGTTCCACCTGCCCGACTGA
- a CDS encoding GNAT family N-acetyltransferase, with protein MTAPSAVPTEIVTPRLRLRRPDPVDAEALVAAVNASLPQLREWMVWAQAPMTLDASRENLTGAAERFDSRENLRYHVWNADGTELVGSSGYHALDWRVPKGEIGYWIATAHAGQGYAREVVQALTDLALTDRAAGGLGLRRLEIRCDPANERSARIPPALGYALDARLVNDDVSADGSAVRDTLIFSRVR; from the coding sequence ATGACTGCTCCCAGCGCCGTTCCGACCGAGATCGTCACGCCCAGGTTGCGGCTGCGCCGCCCGGATCCGGTGGACGCGGAGGCGCTGGTCGCGGCCGTGAACGCGTCGCTGCCGCAGCTGCGCGAGTGGATGGTGTGGGCGCAGGCGCCCATGACGCTGGACGCCTCCCGCGAGAACCTGACGGGTGCCGCCGAGCGCTTCGATTCGCGGGAGAACCTGCGCTACCACGTGTGGAACGCCGATGGCACCGAGCTGGTGGGCAGCAGCGGGTACCACGCGCTGGACTGGCGCGTGCCCAAGGGCGAGATCGGGTACTGGATCGCCACGGCGCACGCCGGGCAGGGCTACGCGCGCGAGGTCGTGCAGGCGCTGACGGACCTGGCCCTGACGGACCGCGCGGCGGGCGGCCTGGGGCTACGGCGCCTGGAGATCCGCTGCGATCCCGCCAACGAGCGCAGCGCCCGCATTCCCCCGGCGCTGGGCTACGCGCTGGACGCCCGGCTGGTGAACGACGACGTGTCGGCGGACGGCTCGGCGGTGCGGGACACGCTGATCTTCAGCCGCGTGCGCTGA
- the argB gene encoding acetylglutamate kinase, whose protein sequence is MIVKYGGNAMKSLDLRRAVAAEIAALRAEQTVVVVHGGGPVIERELAARGIPSEFRGGLRVTTPDAMDVVEMALCQLNKQLSQDVGHAVGLMGRDSDLLRAEVFDPTLGRVGRVTDVNADVLRALLGAGLTPVVGCIAVGPDGDALNVNADTAAGAVAGALNEGIVFLTDVDGVYRNFPDPQSRAAHLTRAEVEGGILDGWIAGGMIPKVRAALDALDRGAPFAVIASGMHAGALSAAVRGEAGTRITP, encoded by the coding sequence GTGATCGTCAAGTACGGCGGGAATGCCATGAAGAGCCTGGACCTGCGGCGCGCCGTCGCCGCCGAGATCGCCGCGCTGCGCGCCGAGCAGACGGTCGTCGTCGTGCACGGCGGCGGCCCCGTCATCGAACGGGAACTCGCCGCGCGAGGCATCCCCAGCGAATTCCGCGGCGGGCTGCGCGTCACCACCCCCGACGCGATGGACGTCGTCGAGATGGCGCTGTGTCAGCTGAACAAGCAGCTCAGTCAGGACGTCGGCCACGCCGTCGGATTGATGGGACGCGACTCGGACCTGCTGCGCGCCGAGGTGTTCGACCCCACGCTGGGCCGCGTGGGCCGCGTGACCGACGTGAACGCGGACGTGCTGCGCGCCCTGCTCGGCGCGGGCCTCACGCCCGTCGTCGGCTGCATCGCCGTCGGACCGGACGGGGACGCCCTGAACGTGAACGCCGACACCGCCGCCGGGGCCGTCGCGGGCGCCCTGAACGAGGGCATCGTGTTCCTGACCGACGTGGACGGCGTGTACCGCAACTTCCCCGACCCCCAGAGCCGCGCCGCGCACCTCACCCGCGCCGAGGTCGAGGGGGGCATTCTGGACGGCTGGATCGCCGGGGGCATGATCCCCAAGGTCCGCGCCGCGCTGGACGCCCTGGACCGTGGCGCGCCCTTCGCCGTGATCGCCAGCGGCATGCACGCCGGGGCGCTGTCCGCCGCCGTGCGCGGCGAGGCCGGCACGCGCATCACGCCCTGA
- a CDS encoding MBL fold metallo-hydrolase → MPTDDQTTPRPARRDTLRFLTATGAALAAVPLARAQTAPATPATPAAASGAMAMNGSGFYRQKIGDMTLTTVSDGTAALAALLPTWGANPDRQAEFAATLAEYSVPATNTVNHFNPVLLEIGGRRMLIDTGRGGASGQLVANLRRAGIEPDTISVVFITHGHGDHIGGLTTNGKPTFANAQHMINEAEFNFWVTQANPNDAVKNNLIGLKDQFKLLKSGEEIVPGVLTVATPGHTANHHSVLAQSGDQSALILGDAGGHFLISLKHEGAYVGFDTDGAQAARTRQEVFARITDGKLWVSGYHFPFPAIGHLRRLAPTSFEYEPTLWNWS, encoded by the coding sequence ATGCCCACAGACGACCAGACCACCCCCCGTCCCGCCCGCCGCGACACGCTGCGCTTCCTGACCGCCACCGGCGCCGCGCTGGCCGCCGTGCCCCTGGCCCGCGCCCAGACGGCGCCCGCCACCCCGGCCACACCCGCCGCCGCCTCCGGCGCCATGGCCATGAACGGCAGCGGCTTCTACCGCCAGAAGATCGGCGACATGACCCTGACCACCGTCAGCGACGGCACCGCCGCCCTGGCCGCCCTGCTGCCCACCTGGGGCGCCAACCCCGACCGGCAGGCCGAATTCGCCGCGACCCTCGCCGAGTACAGCGTGCCCGCCACGAACACCGTGAACCACTTCAACCCGGTCCTGCTGGAGATCGGCGGCAGGCGCATGCTGATCGACACCGGACGCGGCGGCGCCAGCGGGCAGCTGGTCGCGAACCTGCGCCGCGCCGGGATCGAACCCGACACGATCAGCGTCGTGTTCATCACGCACGGGCACGGCGACCACATCGGCGGCCTCACCACGAACGGCAAACCCACCTTCGCGAACGCGCAGCACATGATCAACGAGGCCGAATTCAACTTCTGGGTCACGCAGGCCAACCCCAACGACGCCGTGAAGAACAACCTGATCGGCCTGAAGGACCAGTTCAAGCTCCTCAAGAGCGGCGAGGAGATCGTGCCCGGCGTCCTGACCGTCGCCACGCCCGGCCATACCGCCAACCACCACAGCGTCCTCGCGCAGAGCGGCGACCAGAGCGCCCTGATCCTCGGGGACGCCGGCGGGCACTTCCTGATCTCCCTGAAGCACGAGGGCGCGTACGTGGGCTTCGACACCGACGGCGCGCAGGCCGCCCGCACCCGCCAGGAGGTCTTCGCGCGCATCACCGACGGCAAACTGTGGGTCAGCGGGTACCACTTCCCGTTCCCGGCCATCGGGCACCTGCGCCGCCTCGCGCCCACATCGTTCGAGTACGAACCCACCCTCTGGAACTGGAGCTGA